The genome window ATTGCCTTTAAATCTGTTGGTATTTCTGTTGGACTTGATGGTTTTATTTTTGAATTACAGAATATTCTTAATCAAATTAAATTTATTGAATCTCAGATTAAAGAACTTGACAGTAAAATCAAAGAACTATATCTTTCTTTTGATTCATTCTTACATACTATTACCGGTATTGGTTTTACCACTGCTGCTATCATTCTTTCTGAAATTGGTGATATTAGTAAATTCGATAGTGAAGCTAAACTTACTTCATTTGCCGGACTTGATCCAACTGAATATTCTTCCGGTTCCTCTGTAAGAAGAAAATCTAAAATGTCTAAAAGAGGATCTCCTTTTTTACGTACAGCTATTTGG of Sebaldella sp. S0638 contains these proteins:
- a CDS encoding transposase produces the protein IAFKSVGISVGLDGFIFELQNILNQIKFIESQIKELDSKIKELYLSFDSFLHTITGIGFTTAAIILSEIGDISKFDSEAKLTSFAGLDPTEYSSGSSVRRKSKMSKRGSPFLRTAIWNASVVASFKDPVFNEYYLKKRNEGKSYKGAIAAVSKKMTRIIFKILKDNRPYLKNL